A section of the Methanocaldococcus sp. FS406-22 genome encodes:
- a CDS encoding TIGR03576 family pyridoxal phosphate-dependent enzyme — translation MLSDYEEFLRLEKARKIILEILNKKGRDALYDLSGLSGGFLIDEKDKALLNTYIGSSYFAEKVNEYGLKHLGGNEKDKCVGFNRTSSAILATILALKPKKVIHYLPELPGHPSIERSCKIVNAEYFESDNVDEILNKIDKDTLVIITGSTMDLKVVELENFKKVIDTAKNKEAIVFVDDASGARVRLLFNQPPALKLGADLVATSTDKLMEGPRGGLLAGKKELVDKIYIEGTKFGLEAQPPLLAGMYRALKNFSLERVKKAFERAKNFDLSKVEKLNAELKTIDDNINIVYERTPTGFVIKRVHKDDATNIKKLIEIGFNLLEKFGIITITVAGMPGASKSLRIDLTSKDAERIDDSYIINAIIESIKLAFKK, via the coding sequence ATGCTCTCTGACTATGAAGAATTTTTAAGATTAGAAAAAGCAAGAAAAATCATCTTAGAAATATTAAATAAGAAGGGTAGGGATGCATTATACGATTTAAGTGGATTGTCTGGGGGGTTTTTAATAGATGAAAAAGATAAAGCTTTACTAAATACATACATTGGGTCATCTTACTTTGCAGAAAAAGTTAATGAATATGGACTTAAACATTTAGGTGGAAATGAAAAAGATAAATGCGTTGGTTTTAACAGAACATCATCTGCAATTTTAGCCACTATATTGGCATTAAAACCAAAAAAAGTTATACACTATTTGCCAGAACTTCCGGGACATCCGTCAATAGAAAGAAGTTGTAAAATTGTTAATGCTGAGTATTTTGAATCTGATAATGTAGATGAAATTTTAAATAAAATAGATAAGGATACCTTAGTTATTATCACTGGTTCTACAATGGATTTAAAAGTTGTTGAACTTGAAAACTTTAAAAAAGTTATTGATACGGCTAAGAATAAAGAGGCTATTGTTTTTGTTGATGATGCCTCTGGAGCAAGAGTTAGATTATTATTTAATCAACCTCCAGCATTAAAGTTAGGGGCCGATTTAGTAGCTACAAGCACAGATAAACTTATGGAAGGTCCGAGAGGGGGTTTATTGGCTGGAAAAAAAGAACTTGTTGATAAAATATATATTGAAGGAACTAAGTTTGGTTTAGAAGCTCAACCTCCTTTATTAGCTGGAATGTATAGAGCTTTAAAAAACTTTAGTTTGGAGAGAGTTAAAAAGGCATTTGAAAGAGCTAAAAACTTTGATTTATCTAAGGTTGAAAAATTGAATGCAGAGCTTAAGACAATAGATGACAATATAAATATTGTTTATGAAAGAACACCAACAGGGTTTGTGATAAAGAGAGTTCATAAAGATGATGCCACAAATATCAAAAAACTCATTGAGATTGGGTTTAACTTATTAGAAAAGTTTGGTATCATAACTATAACCGTAGCTGGTATGCCTGGAGCGAGTAAAAGTTTAAGAATTGACTTAACATCAAAGGATGCTGAGAGAATAGATGACAGCTATATAATCAATGCCATTATTGAATCAATAAAATTGGCTTTCAAAAAATAA
- a CDS encoding DUF2098 domain-containing protein — MDEVNIKVGDYVVYINTGTKGRVVDIKKDENGDVWIVLDNNLMYRPHLLRVIDKSKIKERKEDISEVVKKLEKEELEEGKLIDIDLGDACGAG; from the coding sequence ATGGATGAAGTTAATATCAAGGTCGGAGATTATGTAGTCTATATAAATACTGGGACAAAAGGAAGGGTTGTAGATATAAAAAAAGATGAAAATGGAGATGTTTGGATTGTGTTAGATAACAATTTAATGTATAGACCTCATTTGTTAAGAGTTATCGATAAGTCAAAGATAAAAGAAAGAAAAGAAGACATTAGTGAAGTTGTCAAGAAATTAGAAAAAGAAGAATTAGAAGAAGGAAAATTAATAGATATTGATTTAGGAGATGCCTGTGGGGCTGGATAA
- the cdhC gene encoding CO dehydrogenase/CO-methylating acetyl-CoA synthase complex subunit beta, which yields MFDDIPVSVGPMNEGERVRGPDMYVELAGPKSYGFELVKVVDKADDKVEIIGKDIDEMEEGSRNPFAIIVEVSGKNLEEDLEGVLERRIHEFFNYIEGVMHLNQRDQVWIRINKDSFKKGLRLEHVGKVVQRLFKAEFPFIEKCDVIIITDPEKVKEELEKARKIYNKRDERTKALHEEDVDVFYGCVMCQSFAPTHVCVITPDRPSLCGSINYLDARAAAKIDPNGPIFEIPKGECLDEKLGIYTGVNEVVRERSQGTVEEVTLHSALEKPCTSCGCFEAVAFYIPEVDGFGIAHRGFKGETPMGIPFSTLAGQCSGGKQVPGFVGISIAYMKSPKFLQGDGGWERVVWLPKELKERVKDAIPPELYDKIATEEDVKTTDELIKFLKEKGHPCAERIGAEVVEEVVEEEEEEVEEEMEEVEGIEVPTMTLPGTFAGLPPGIKIVLYNAVIKAEKIVIMKEEPEKKKKKK from the coding sequence ATGTTTGACGATATTCCTGTTTCTGTTGGGCCGATGAATGAGGGTGAGAGGGTTAGAGGCCCTGACATGTATGTTGAGCTTGCAGGGCCGAAGAGTTATGGTTTTGAGTTAGTAAAAGTAGTCGATAAAGCAGATGATAAAGTTGAAATTATTGGAAAGGATATCGATGAGATGGAGGAAGGGAGTAGAAACCCATTCGCAATAATTGTAGAGGTTAGTGGTAAAAACTTAGAGGAAGATTTAGAAGGAGTGTTAGAAAGAAGAATCCACGAATTCTTTAACTACATTGAAGGAGTAATGCACCTAAACCAAAGAGACCAAGTATGGATAAGAATAAACAAAGATTCATTTAAAAAAGGTTTGAGATTAGAACATGTTGGAAAAGTGGTTCAAAGATTGTTTAAGGCAGAGTTTCCATTTATTGAAAAGTGTGATGTAATTATTATAACTGACCCAGAGAAGGTTAAAGAAGAATTAGAAAAGGCAAGAAAAATTTACAATAAGAGGGATGAGAGAACTAAAGCACTACATGAAGAAGATGTTGATGTTTTCTATGGCTGTGTAATGTGTCAGAGCTTTGCTCCAACACACGTTTGTGTTATAACACCAGATAGACCTTCCCTCTGTGGAAGTATAAACTACTTAGATGCAAGGGCTGCTGCTAAGATAGACCCTAACGGGCCGATATTCGAAATACCAAAAGGAGAGTGCTTAGATGAGAAGTTAGGAATCTACACTGGAGTAAATGAAGTCGTTAGAGAGAGGTCGCAAGGAACCGTTGAGGAAGTAACTTTACATAGTGCATTAGAAAAGCCATGCACATCTTGTGGTTGTTTTGAAGCTGTAGCTTTCTACATCCCAGAGGTTGATGGATTTGGAATAGCCCATAGAGGATTTAAAGGAGAAACACCAATGGGAATTCCATTCTCTACCTTAGCAGGGCAGTGTAGTGGTGGAAAACAAGTCCCTGGGTTTGTTGGTATATCCATTGCCTATATGAAGTCTCCTAAGTTTTTACAGGGAGACGGTGGTTGGGAGAGGGTTGTTTGGTTGCCAAAAGAATTAAAAGAGAGGGTTAAGGATGCAATACCTCCAGAACTCTATGATAAAATAGCTACAGAAGAAGACGTTAAAACAACCGATGAATTAATTAAGTTCTTAAAAGAAAAAGGACATCCATGTGCTGAAAGAATAGGAGCAGAGGTAGTAGAAGAAGTTGTTGAGGAAGAGGAAGAAGAAGTAGAAGAGGAAATGGAAGAAGTTGAGGGAATTGAAGTCCCAACAATGACTTTACCAGGAACATTTGCTGGACTCCCACCAGGTATAAAAATAGTCCTGTATAATGCTGTGATTAAAGCAGAAAAAATAGTTATTATGAAAGAAGAACCAGAAAAAAAGAAAAAGAAGAAATAA
- a CDS encoding 4Fe-4S dicluster domain-containing protein, producing MNPKIIVLNPEKCTKCYDCINICKEIHGESRIRKIDGIPIFCMQCENAPCKEICPVDAIYLKEGIPIVDKERCIACGMCAIACPIGAIFIKNKVAHKCTLCLDVDRITPACIEACKDKALLLVSEETLDIMKEEKRKKILKILREEAKEKL from the coding sequence ATGAATCCAAAAATCATTGTCTTAAATCCTGAAAAATGCACAAAATGCTATGACTGCATAAACATCTGCAAAGAAATTCATGGAGAGAGTAGAATAAGAAAGATTGATGGCATTCCAATATTCTGTATGCAGTGTGAAAATGCTCCTTGTAAAGAAATCTGCCCAGTTGATGCAATCTATCTAAAAGAAGGCATTCCAATTGTAGATAAAGAAAGATGTATTGCCTGTGGAATGTGTGCAATTGCCTGCCCTATTGGAGCAATATTTATAAAAAACAAAGTTGCTCACAAATGCACCCTCTGTTTAGATGTTGATAGAATAACTCCAGCATGTATAGAGGCGTGTAAGGATAAAGCTCTCTTATTAGTATCAGAAGAAACACTTGACATAATGAAAGAGGAGAAAAGAAAGAAAATACTAAAAATTTTGAGAGAAGAAGCTAAAGAAAAGCTGTAA
- the cdhB gene encoding CO dehydrogenase/acetyl-CoA synthase complex subunit epsilon, which yields MDERFIAYIPTAGSNVAHAEVTSPTIVKMMIKRAKKPILILGEYLEDEEKELINELIKKYNLKTIKTPEEMNLMAIMKFLASSDYDLALFTGITYYYLAQAATHLKQFSNVVTISIDKYYQPNTLYSFPNLSKEEYLDYLRKLLEG from the coding sequence ATGGATGAGAGATTTATAGCCTATATTCCAACAGCTGGGAGCAATGTAGCTCATGCTGAGGTAACTTCTCCAACAATTGTTAAAATGATGATTAAAAGGGCTAAAAAACCCATCTTAATATTGGGAGAATACTTAGAAGATGAGGAAAAAGAACTCATCAATGAGTTGATTAAGAAATATAATCTAAAGACAATAAAAACACCAGAAGAAATGAATCTAATGGCTATAATGAAATTTTTGGCAAGTAGTGATTATGATTTAGCCCTATTCACAGGAATAACTTACTATTACTTAGCTCAGGCAGCAACACATCTAAAACAGTTTTCAAATGTGGTAACAATCTCCATAGACAAGTATTATCAACCAAATACCCTCTACTCATTCCCAAATCTCAGCAAAGAGGAGTATTTAGATTATTTGAGGAAGTTATTGGAGGGGTAG
- the cdhA gene encoding CO dehydrogenase/acetyl-CoA synthase complex subunit alpha: MIMGNNVEMDIKKLLTPLVKMKNANISMSIKFGEAEGEEEWEPMGPTPMPKIPTLRHWDFKLLERYPPFYMPICDLCCLCTFGKCDLSRGKKGACGLNIKAQQARIVLIACCIGAACHAGHSRHLVHHLIEKLGRDYPIDLGNEIEVEAPIARTVTGIKPKTLGDLEKILDYCEEQITHLLSAAHTGQEGNYLDFESKALHAGMIDDLAREAGDIAQIVAYNMPKGDEDAPLIELGFGCIDKSKPVILCIGHNVVPGSYILEYLEDNNMEDEVEVCGICCTAIDITRVSDKPKVVGPLSRQLMFVRSGVADVVIVDEQCIRTDILEEVLKTGAVLIATNEKMCLGLEDVSHMDEDEIIGYILRNRAALLLDEEKVGKVAVELAKIVAKERKDKKTLPNLNEVVELAKQCTECGWCNRNCPNAFKVKEAMVLAKQGNFEGFIDLYKRCYGCGRCEAICPRNLPIVSMTTKVGEAYYKDLKFKIRAGRGPIKDVEIRSVGAPIVFGDIPGVVALVGCSNHPNGEEEVAMIAKEFLERKYIVVATGCAAMAIGMWKDKDGKTLYEKYPGEFRAGGLVNCGSCLSNCHITGAAIKIANIFAKVPLRGNYAEVADYILNKVGAVGVAWGAMSQKAAAIATGVNRWGIPVILGPHGAKYRRLYLSNGEKFKVKDKKTGEILEIEPVPEHLIVTAENVKECICMIPKLCMRPNDNPKGRANKIYHYVDVYEKYFGRMPPDLEKFVRTEKDIPFMMKDKIMAYLEEKGWKPLEKYPQDPTILY; encoded by the coding sequence ATGATTATGGGAAATAACGTGGAAATGGACATCAAAAAACTTCTCACACCTTTAGTTAAGATGAAAAACGCAAACATATCCATGAGTATAAAGTTTGGAGAAGCAGAAGGAGAAGAAGAATGGGAGCCTATGGGACCTACTCCAATGCCAAAAATCCCCACATTAAGACATTGGGATTTTAAGCTATTAGAAAGATATCCCCCATTTTACATGCCAATCTGTGATTTGTGTTGTCTCTGTACATTTGGAAAGTGTGATTTAAGCAGAGGGAAGAAGGGGGCTTGTGGTTTGAATATCAAAGCTCAGCAGGCAAGGATTGTTTTAATTGCTTGCTGTATTGGAGCGGCATGTCATGCTGGGCATAGTAGGCATTTAGTCCACCACTTAATTGAGAAATTGGGAAGAGATTATCCAATAGATTTAGGCAATGAGATAGAGGTTGAAGCACCAATAGCAAGGACAGTAACTGGCATTAAACCAAAAACACTTGGAGATTTAGAAAAAATCTTAGATTACTGTGAGGAGCAGATAACTCATCTCTTATCAGCTGCACATACTGGGCAAGAGGGAAATTACTTAGACTTTGAGAGTAAAGCTTTACATGCAGGAATGATTGATGATTTGGCAAGAGAAGCAGGAGATATAGCCCAGATAGTAGCTTACAACATGCCAAAAGGGGATGAGGATGCTCCATTAATAGAGTTAGGATTTGGTTGTATTGATAAAAGTAAGCCAGTGATCTTGTGTATAGGGCATAATGTAGTTCCAGGTAGTTACATATTGGAATATTTAGAAGATAATAACATGGAAGATGAGGTAGAGGTTTGTGGAATCTGCTGTACTGCTATAGACATTACAAGGGTTTCAGATAAACCAAAGGTTGTTGGGCCGTTATCAAGGCAGTTGATGTTTGTGAGAAGTGGGGTCGCAGATGTTGTAATTGTAGATGAGCAGTGTATTAGGACAGATATCTTAGAAGAAGTTTTAAAAACAGGGGCTGTCTTGATAGCAACAAATGAGAAGATGTGTTTAGGTTTAGAGGACGTTTCCCACATGGATGAAGATGAAATTATTGGCTATATATTAAGGAATAGAGCAGCTTTACTCTTAGATGAGGAAAAAGTAGGAAAAGTTGCTGTTGAACTTGCTAAGATAGTTGCCAAGGAGAGAAAGGACAAAAAAACCCTACCCAACTTAAATGAAGTTGTTGAGTTGGCAAAGCAATGCACTGAATGTGGATGGTGTAACAGAAACTGTCCAAATGCATTTAAGGTTAAAGAGGCAATGGTTTTAGCAAAGCAGGGCAATTTTGAAGGCTTTATTGATTTGTATAAGAGATGTTATGGCTGTGGAAGATGTGAAGCTATCTGTCCAAGAAATCTACCAATAGTTAGCATGACAACAAAGGTTGGAGAAGCTTACTATAAAGACTTAAAGTTCAAGATAAGGGCTGGTAGAGGGCCTATAAAAGATGTTGAAATCAGAAGTGTTGGTGCTCCAATTGTATTTGGAGATATTCCTGGAGTTGTTGCATTAGTTGGTTGTTCAAATCATCCAAATGGTGAGGAAGAAGTAGCAATGATTGCAAAGGAGTTCTTGGAGAGGAAATACATAGTCGTAGCAACTGGTTGTGCGGCAATGGCAATTGGAATGTGGAAAGACAAGGATGGAAAAACACTATATGAGAAATATCCAGGTGAGTTTAGAGCTGGAGGACTTGTAAATTGTGGTTCTTGTTTATCAAATTGCCACATAACTGGAGCGGCTATAAAAATTGCCAATATCTTTGCTAAAGTTCCATTAAGAGGAAACTATGCTGAAGTTGCTGATTACATACTAAACAAGGTTGGAGCAGTAGGGGTTGCCTGGGGGGCAATGAGCCAAAAGGCTGCGGCAATAGCTACTGGAGTCAATAGATGGGGAATTCCTGTCATTTTAGGACCGCATGGGGCTAAGTATAGAAGGCTGTATTTAAGCAATGGAGAGAAATTTAAAGTTAAAGACAAAAAAACTGGAGAGATTTTAGAGATAGAGCCAGTTCCAGAGCATTTAATTGTAACTGCTGAAAACGTCAAAGAATGTATTTGTATGATTCCAAAGTTATGTATGAGGCCAAATGACAATCCAAAAGGTAGGGCTAACAAGATTTACCACTACGTTGATGTCTATGAAAAATACTTTGGAAGAATGCCTCCAGATTTAGAGAAATTTGTTAGAACTGAAAAGGACATTCCATTCATGATGAAAGATAAGATAATGGCTTACTTAGAAGAAAAAGGCTGGAAACCATTGGAGAAATATCCACAAGATCCAACAATATTGTATTAA
- the acsB gene encoding acetyl-CoA decarbonylase/synthase complex subunit alpha/beta: MVVSNIIEGGKTVLKLTKDILEKEDENLKVSYPGTNYNLPIIYGLLGKKIETVKDLKELINSLEIKDEETLENALDVGVVTLICAETIEALKYAKSDKPYKEPYVGFIPDDILRGLGVPLVEGKIPAILVVIGKVGDKEKLKKLIDDIKKRNILALLVGDIVKEMDEAGIEYGLDKLLVPVGEEITSAIHAANLAIRAPLIFGGIEPGKADEIIDYLKNRVPAVVVALGPLDNITLAAGAGCIKAGVPVITNNEVPVIEKALESSDIDNIVENALKMKGVEVKVVEFDIPVSVGPMNEGERVRGPDMYVELAGPKSYGFELVKVVDKADDKVEIIGKDIDEMEEGSRNPFAIIVEVSGKNLEEDLEGVLERRIHEFFNYIEGVMHLNQRDQVWIRINKDSFKKGLRLEHVGKVVQRLFKAEFPFIEKCDVIIITDPEKVKEELEKARKIYNKRDERTKALHEEDVDVFYGCVMCQSFAPTHVCVITPDRPSLCGSINYLDARAAAKIDPNGPIFEIPKGECLDEKLGIYTGVNEVVRERSQGSVEEMALHSALINPCTSCGCFEAIVFYIPEVDGFGVAHRNFRGETPFGLPFSTLAGQCSGGKQVPGFVGISIAYMKSPKFLQGDGGWERVVWLPKELKERVKDAIPPELYDKIATEEDVKTTDELIKFLKEKGHPIVKKTEDVVEEVEEKEEKEEEIKVVEEEKEGIEVGELIAKLAKEGGIQIIMKNVKIVINLNVKK; this comes from the coding sequence ATGGTTGTGAGCAACATAATAGAAGGAGGAAAAACAGTTCTAAAATTAACAAAAGACATCCTAGAGAAAGAAGATGAGAACTTAAAAGTATCATATCCAGGAACAAATTACAACCTGCCAATTATATACGGTCTCCTGGGAAAAAAGATAGAAACAGTTAAAGATTTGAAGGAATTAATCAACTCACTTGAAATAAAAGATGAAGAAACCCTTGAAAATGCCTTAGATGTTGGAGTTGTAACATTGATATGTGCAGAAACAATTGAGGCGTTAAAATACGCAAAGAGTGATAAACCTTACAAAGAGCCATACGTTGGCTTTATTCCAGATGATATCTTAAGAGGTTTAGGAGTCCCTCTCGTAGAGGGGAAAATTCCAGCTATTTTGGTTGTTATTGGAAAAGTTGGTGATAAAGAGAAGCTAAAAAAGCTCATAGATGACATAAAGAAGAGAAACATCTTGGCATTGTTAGTTGGAGATATAGTTAAAGAGATGGATGAGGCTGGAATTGAGTATGGTTTAGATAAACTCCTTGTCCCTGTTGGAGAGGAAATAACTTCAGCAATACATGCAGCAAACTTAGCTATAAGAGCCCCATTAATATTTGGAGGAATTGAACCTGGAAAAGCTGATGAAATCATAGATTATTTAAAAAATAGAGTTCCTGCAGTTGTTGTGGCTTTAGGGCCTTTAGATAATATAACCTTAGCAGCGGGAGCTGGATGTATAAAGGCTGGAGTTCCAGTTATAACAAACAATGAAGTTCCAGTTATAGAAAAAGCCTTAGAAAGCTCAGATATTGATAACATAGTTGAAAATGCCCTAAAAATGAAAGGTGTTGAGGTTAAAGTAGTTGAATTTGATATTCCTGTTTCTGTTGGGCCGATGAATGAGGGTGAGAGGGTTAGAGGCCCTGACATGTATGTTGAGCTTGCAGGGCCGAAGAGTTATGGTTTTGAGTTAGTAAAAGTAGTCGATAAAGCAGATGATAAAGTTGAAATTATTGGAAAGGATATCGATGAGATGGAGGAAGGGAGTAGAAACCCATTCGCAATAATTGTAGAGGTTAGTGGTAAAAACTTAGAGGAAGATTTAGAAGGAGTGTTAGAAAGAAGAATCCACGAATTCTTTAACTACATTGAAGGAGTAATGCACCTAAACCAAAGAGACCAAGTATGGATAAGAATAAACAAAGATTCATTTAAAAAAGGTTTGAGATTAGAACATGTTGGAAAAGTGGTTCAAAGATTGTTTAAGGCAGAGTTTCCATTTATTGAAAAGTGTGATGTAATTATTATAACTGACCCAGAGAAGGTTAAAGAAGAATTAGAAAAGGCAAGAAAAATTTACAATAAGAGGGATGAGAGAACTAAAGCACTACATGAAGAAGATGTTGATGTTTTCTATGGCTGTGTAATGTGTCAGAGCTTTGCTCCAACACACGTTTGTGTTATAACACCAGATAGACCTTCCCTCTGTGGAAGTATAAACTACTTAGATGCAAGGGCTGCTGCTAAGATAGACCCTAACGGGCCGATATTCGAAATACCAAAAGGAGAGTGCTTAGATGAGAAGTTAGGAATCTACACTGGAGTAAATGAAGTCGTTAGAGAGAGGTCGCAAGGAAGTGTTGAAGAGATGGCATTACACAGTGCTTTAATAAATCCATGCACATCTTGTGGATGCTTTGAGGCCATAGTGTTTTATATTCCAGAAGTTGATGGATTTGGAGTTGCACATAGAAACTTTAGAGGAGAGACACCATTTGGTTTGCCTTTCTCAACTTTGGCTGGGCAGTGTAGTGGTGGAAAACAAGTCCCTGGGTTTGTTGGTATATCCATTGCCTATATGAAGTCTCCTAAGTTTTTACAGGGAGACGGTGGTTGGGAGAGGGTTGTTTGGTTGCCAAAAGAATTAAAAGAGAGGGTTAAGGATGCAATACCTCCAGAACTCTATGATAAAATAGCTACAGAAGAAGACGTTAAAACAACCGATGAATTAATTAAGTTCTTAAAAGAAAAAGGACATCCAATAGTTAAGAAGACAGAGGATGTTGTTGAAGAAGTAGAAGAGAAAGAAGAAAAAGAAGAAGAAATCAAAGTGGTTGAAGAGGAAAAAGAGGGCATTGAAGTTGGTGAGTTAATAGCTAAGTTAGCAAAAGAAGGAGGAATACAGATTATCATGAAAAACGTCAAGATTGTTATAAATCTCAATGTGAAAAAGTAA
- the ptr1 gene encoding HTH-type transcriptional regulator Ptr1 encodes MLDRIDLKILKILNENARKSFREIGRELGISEGTVRNRVKRLTEKGIITGFHASINPKNLGFEVVAILGLYIKPSKVEETLDKLKELDEIVELYQTTGEYDAVCIAILKDIESLGNFLAEKIYPLVNVNGCKVTLVLRTFKDGSKMPI; translated from the coding sequence ATGCTTGATAGGATTGATTTAAAAATCCTAAAGATTTTAAATGAAAATGCCAGAAAATCATTTAGAGAAATCGGGAGAGAATTGGGAATTAGCGAGGGAACAGTAAGAAATAGAGTAAAAAGATTAACTGAAAAAGGAATTATAACAGGTTTCCATGCATCCATAAATCCAAAAAATTTGGGATTTGAAGTAGTCGCTATATTGGGCTTGTATATTAAACCATCTAAGGTTGAAGAAACCCTCGATAAATTAAAAGAGCTTGACGAAATAGTCGAACTCTATCAAACTACTGGAGAATATGATGCCGTTTGTATAGCAATTTTAAAGGATATAGAAAGCTTAGGAAACTTTTTAGCAGAAAAAATATACCCATTAGTTAATGTTAACGGGTGTAAAGTAACCCTCGTTTTGAGAACATTTAAAGATGGTAGTAAGATGCCAATATAA
- a CDS encoding V4R domain-containing protein: MDKELLHKKIKKDIEDLINNNPSERALGNLIPLSIFQAVRIGVLTAGCGIEAIIYNIGKDIGREVISRYVDKSNLLESFAEILKKARIGILEVKKVEEDEMILILRDCISCHNVPNVGTTLCHFEAGLIAGTLEKKLRRKVNVIEIKCCGKGDEYCEFLVKIEDKLYW; this comes from the coding sequence ATGGACAAAGAGCTTTTGCATAAAAAAATTAAAAAAGATATTGAAGATTTAATAAACAATAATCCATCAGAGAGAGCTTTAGGTAATTTAATCCCCCTATCCATCTTCCAAGCAGTAAGAATAGGAGTTTTAACTGCTGGATGTGGGATTGAGGCAATAATTTACAATATTGGCAAAGATATTGGTAGAGAGGTTATATCAAGGTATGTTGATAAATCCAATTTACTTGAAAGCTTTGCAGAGATATTAAAGAAAGCAAGGATTGGCATCTTAGAAGTAAAAAAAGTTGAAGAAGATGAAATGATACTAATTTTAAGAGACTGTATATCTTGCCACAATGTCCCAAATGTTGGCACAACCCTCTGCCACTTTGAAGCTGGGCTGATAGCTGGAACTTTAGAGAAAAAGCTAAGAAGAAAAGTCAATGTCATTGAAATAAAATGTTGTGGTAAGGGTGATGAATACTGTGAATTTTTGGTAAAAATTGAAGATAAGTTGTATTGGTGA
- a CDS encoding AtpZ/AtpI family protein: MLRDIAFEFFIMIALGIFIGYIIAEYTDNNLWIVVFLLFGIFCAFGRLFKMIKEYEKR, encoded by the coding sequence ATGCTTAGAGATATCGCATTTGAATTTTTTATAATGATTGCCTTAGGTATTTTTATAGGTTACATCATAGCAGAATACACAGATAACAATTTATGGATAGTTGTATTTTTATTATTCGGTATTTTTTGCGCATTTGGGAGATTATTTAAGATGATTAAAGAGTATGAAAAAAGGTGA
- a CDS encoding RNA-guided pseudouridylation complex pseudouridine synthase subunit Cbf5, whose translation MILLEKTQEKKANKGEELIVKEKAETNWDYGCNPYERKIEDLIKYGVVVIDKPRGPTSHEVSTWVKKILKLDKAGHGGTLDPKVTGVLPVALERATKTIPMWHIPPKEYICLMHLHRDASEEDILRVFKEFTGRIYQRPPLKAAVKRRLRIRKIHELELLDKEGKDVLFRVKCQSGTYIRKLCEDLGEALGTSAHMQELRRVKSGCFEEKDAVYLQDLVDAYVFWKEDGDEEELRRVIKPMEYGLSHLKKVVVKDSAVDAICHGADVYVRGIAKLSKGIGKGETVLVETLKGEAVAVGKALMNTKEILNADKGIAVDVERVYMDRGTYPRMWKRKK comes from the coding sequence GTGATTTTGTTGGAAAAAACACAGGAAAAAAAGGCAAATAAAGGAGAGGAGCTTATAGTTAAGGAAAAGGCTGAAACAAACTGGGATTATGGCTGTAATCCATATGAAAGAAAGATAGAGGATTTGATAAAATATGGTGTTGTTGTTATTGACAAGCCAAGAGGGCCTACCTCTCATGAGGTTTCAACATGGGTAAAGAAGATTTTAAAGTTGGATAAAGCTGGACATGGTGGAACATTAGACCCTAAGGTTACTGGTGTTTTGCCTGTTGCATTAGAGAGAGCTACAAAAACAATACCAATGTGGCACATCCCACCTAAGGAATATATTTGCTTAATGCATCTACATAGGGATGCTTCCGAAGAAGATATATTGAGAGTTTTTAAAGAATTTACAGGAAGGATTTATCAAAGACCACCATTAAAAGCAGCTGTTAAAAGAAGATTGAGAATAAGGAAGATTCATGAGTTAGAGTTATTAGATAAAGAGGGTAAGGATGTTTTATTTAGAGTTAAATGTCAATCTGGGACTTATATAAGAAAGTTATGTGAAGATTTAGGGGAAGCGTTAGGGACATCTGCCCACATGCAAGAGTTAAGGAGAGTTAAAAGTGGATGCTTTGAGGAAAAAGATGCCGTTTATTTGCAGGACTTAGTTGATGCTTATGTATTTTGGAAAGAGGATGGGGATGAGGAAGAGTTAAGGAGAGTTATAAAACCAATGGAGTATGGATTGAGTCATTTAAAAAAGGTTGTTGTTAAGGATTCTGCTGTTGATGCTATTTGCCACGGAGCAGATGTTTATGTTAGAGGAATAGCTAAATTGAGTAAGGGTATTGGTAAAGGGGAGACAGTTTTAGTTGAGACTTTGAAGGGAGAAGCTGTAGCTGTAGGAAAAGCTTTAATGAACACAAAAGAGATTTTAAATGCAGATAAAGGTATTGCTGTTGATGTTGAGAGGGTTTATATGGATAGAGGAACTTATCCAAGGATGTGGAAGAGGAAGAAGTAG